The following are encoded together in the Oceanobacillus zhaokaii genome:
- a CDS encoding DUF421 domain-containing protein yields the protein MDDLSMLLREKDVFSTTEVYHAVFEPNGQLSILLKQDYLPLTKKDQHVFTVKPKYMPMELIVDGKVVEKNLREAGITEEWLDNQLKILEFNLEDIFYVELQQDGSLYIDKRDENQKE from the coding sequence ATGGATGATCTCAGTATGCTGCTTAGAGAGAAGGATGTATTTTCGACAACTGAGGTTTACCATGCAGTATTTGAACCAAATGGGCAGTTAAGTATTTTGTTAAAGCAAGATTACCTGCCACTAACAAAGAAGGACCAACATGTATTTACTGTTAAACCCAAGTATATGCCTATGGAGCTAATTGTTGATGGGAAAGTCGTAGAAAAGAATTTAAGAGAAGCAGGGATAACAGAAGAATGGCTTGATAATCAATTGAAAATATTGGAATTTAATCTTGAAGATATATTTTATGTAGAATTGCAACAAGATGGTTCTCTTTATATCGATAAGCGTGATGAAAACCAAAAAGAGTAG
- a CDS encoding NAD(P)/FAD-dependent oxidoreductase has product MTYDVTVIGGGPSGLMAAIGAAEKGAKTLLLEKGNKLGKKLAISGGGRCNVTNRLPQEEVIKHIPGNGKFLYSAFSVFNNYDIIDYFENMGVGLKEEDHGRMFPVSNSAKTVVNALINKLDELQVKVQQNTPVEAIHYSDKAHTVILKDGKHIDTKALVIAVGGKAVPYTGSTGDGYAWAKKAGHTVTELYPTEVALTSDEAFIQEKSLQGLALRDAAVSVLNKRNKPIITHQMDMLFTHFGVSGPAVLRCSQFVVKELMKGQTKVPMVIDALPAENEEKLAQDILKSIEENPKKTFKNLMKGIIPERFLAFILEQNNVTDEQKGGNISKETVRSIIHTIKNFTFYVNGSLPMEKAFVTGGGVSIKEIVPNTMQSKIMNGLYFCGEILDIHGYTGGYNITSALVTGRLAGTNAAEESATIGK; this is encoded by the coding sequence TTGACATATGACGTAACCGTTATTGGTGGTGGGCCATCAGGCTTAATGGCTGCAATTGGTGCCGCAGAAAAAGGCGCAAAAACCCTGCTGCTTGAAAAGGGTAATAAACTTGGAAAGAAATTAGCAATCTCAGGTGGGGGCAGATGTAATGTAACGAATCGCTTGCCGCAAGAAGAAGTTATCAAGCATATTCCAGGTAATGGAAAATTTTTATATAGTGCATTCTCCGTGTTTAATAACTATGATATCATTGATTATTTTGAAAACATGGGCGTTGGATTAAAGGAAGAAGATCATGGAAGGATGTTTCCCGTTTCCAATTCCGCAAAAACTGTAGTAAATGCTTTAATAAATAAGTTAGATGAATTACAGGTTAAAGTACAACAAAATACCCCTGTAGAAGCTATCCATTATAGTGATAAGGCACATACCGTCATTTTAAAGGATGGAAAGCATATTGACACAAAAGCACTTGTCATTGCAGTTGGCGGTAAAGCTGTCCCCTATACAGGCTCAACTGGAGACGGGTATGCATGGGCAAAGAAAGCTGGCCATACGGTTACAGAGCTCTATCCAACAGAAGTGGCATTAACCTCTGATGAAGCTTTCATCCAAGAAAAAAGCTTACAAGGGTTAGCACTTAGAGATGCAGCTGTTTCCGTATTAAATAAAAGAAATAAACCGATTATAACACATCAAATGGATATGCTTTTTACGCATTTCGGTGTATCCGGTCCCGCAGTATTACGCTGCTCGCAATTTGTTGTAAAAGAATTGATGAAGGGGCAAACCAAAGTTCCGATGGTCATCGATGCACTACCAGCTGAAAATGAAGAAAAACTGGCCCAAGATATATTAAAGTCAATTGAAGAGAATCCGAAAAAGACTTTCAAGAACTTAATGAAAGGTATTATCCCTGAGCGATTCCTTGCATTTATTTTAGAGCAAAACAATGTAACAGACGAACAAAAAGGTGGAAATATTTCTAAGGAAACCGTCCGCTCGATTATTCACACGATTAAAAATTTTACCTTTTATGTAAATGGTTCTTTGCCAATGGAAAAAGCATTTGTAACTGGTGGTGGTGTTTCGATTAAAGAAATTGTACCAAACACAATGCAATCCAAAATAATGAATGGATTATATTTTTGTGGAGAAATCTTAGATATTCATGGATACACAGGCGGATATAATATAACATCCGCACTAGTAACTGGGAGACTTGCAGGCACAAATGCAGCAGAGGAATCAGCGACAATTGGTAAATAA
- a CDS encoding dicarboxylate/amino acid:cation symporter: protein MKRFGLLGRIILAIILGVLIGSFVNEGIIRLFATFNGLFGGFLSFIIPFIIIGFITPGIGTMGLGAGKTLGLSTILAYASTIIAGLIAYFVARGAYPNILGNQTLESVTDPSKGLSESYFVIEMAPPMEVMTALLLAFVLGIGIAAIKGDKLLHVMIDFRDIIILVIEKFIIPLLPFHIFGLFANMTHAGQVATILSVFAKVFVMIIILHILYLILQYSVAGSMSKQNPFRMIKQMLPAYFTALGSQSSAATIPVTLKQSKTLNIRESIADFTVPLFATIHLSGSTITLVSCSLAVMYLHGDATSFGSYFQFILMLGITMVAAPGVPGGAVMAAAGLLESMLGFDQTLLSLMIALYLAQDSFGTACNVTGDGALASITNSLSKFGKHQK, encoded by the coding sequence TTGAAGCGATTTGGACTATTAGGACGTATTATTTTGGCAATTATTCTTGGAGTACTTATAGGCTCGTTTGTCAACGAAGGGATTATTCGCCTATTTGCAACTTTTAACGGATTGTTCGGAGGATTCTTGAGCTTTATTATCCCCTTTATCATTATAGGGTTTATAACTCCTGGTATCGGGACCATGGGGCTTGGTGCAGGAAAGACACTTGGCCTAAGCACAATATTGGCCTATGCTTCTACAATAATAGCGGGATTGATTGCTTACTTTGTGGCAAGAGGTGCCTATCCAAACATACTTGGCAATCAGACATTAGAGTCTGTTACAGACCCCTCTAAAGGCTTAAGTGAATCATATTTTGTGATTGAAATGGCTCCACCTATGGAAGTGATGACCGCTCTCCTGCTGGCTTTTGTATTAGGGATCGGTATTGCAGCTATCAAGGGAGATAAGTTACTTCATGTAATGATTGATTTTCGAGATATTATTATTTTAGTAATTGAGAAATTCATTATTCCATTACTGCCTTTTCATATCTTTGGTTTATTTGCCAATATGACTCATGCAGGACAAGTTGCTACAATTTTATCGGTATTTGCAAAAGTATTTGTAATGATTATTATTTTACATATTCTTTATTTGATTCTTCAATATTCAGTTGCAGGTTCAATGAGTAAACAGAATCCTTTTAGAATGATAAAACAAATGCTGCCAGCATATTTCACGGCACTTGGTTCACAATCTTCTGCAGCAACCATCCCCGTTACTTTAAAACAGTCTAAAACTTTGAACATCAGAGAAAGTATTGCAGACTTTACAGTTCCATTGTTTGCAACGATCCATTTATCTGGAAGTACAATAACATTGGTTAGCTGTTCACTAGCAGTAATGTATCTTCATGGTGATGCAACCTCATTCGGCTCGTATTTTCAATTTATCTTGATGCTTGGGATAACAATGGTTGCTGCTCCAGGTGTTCCTGGCGGGGCAGTGATGGCAGCAGCAGGTCTATTGGAGAGCATGCTTGGATTCGATCAAACGTTGCTTTCATTAATGATTGCTCTCTACCTAGCGCAAGACAGTTTTGGAACTGCGTGTAATGTTACTGGTGATGGTGCGCTCGCATCGATTACAAACAGCTTAAGTAAATTTGGAAAACACCAAAAGTAA
- the qoxB gene encoding cytochrome aa3 quinol oxidase subunit I: protein MEFFERFAVPHPSPLIYASMVAIGLTVLAIIFGITYFKKWGYLWKEWLTTVDHKRIGIMYIISALLMLFRGGADAVMMRLQTSVPDNGFLDAQHYNEVFTTHGVVMVLFMAMPFIIGMMNLVVPLQIGARDVAFPRLNALSFWLFFAGAMLFNISFVVGGSPDAGWTNYYPLASNEFSTSVGVNYYNWALQISGLGTLMTGINFIVTIIKMRAPGMKLMKMPMFTWASLITNAIIVFAFPVLTIALLMGTLDRQFGTSLFTSTDGGMDMHWANLFWVWGHPEVYILILPAFGIYSQIISTFSGRNLYGYKSMVASMVIISLMSFLVWAHHFFTMGHDAFTNSIFSITTMAIAVPTGIKIFNWLLTMWKGKIRFTVPMLYSVAFIPLFTIGGVTGVMLGVASADFQYHNTMFLVAHFHNVIIPGVVFAMLAGLTYWWPKMFGFMLNEKIGKWAFWFITVGFCFSFFPMYITGLDGQARRMYTYSEATGFGPLNMLSFFGAGLMAIGFIIIVYNVLYSIKNSPRNIGNDPWDARSLEWATQSPVQSYNFPVTPEVESSDALWDQKTKGYQIFKGKIKKIHMPNNSGLPIIMSGIMFVFAFSFVFYIWAGVIISAIAFFACMVYRTFEKDDGHYIPVSEINETENKNGGAN, encoded by the coding sequence ATGGAGTTTTTTGAAAGATTCGCCGTTCCCCATCCAAGTCCATTGATATATGCATCGATGGTAGCCATTGGGCTTACCGTTCTTGCTATCATTTTTGGTATTACTTATTTTAAGAAATGGGGCTACTTGTGGAAAGAATGGTTAACAACAGTTGACCATAAACGAATCGGAATTATGTATATTATTTCCGCTTTACTTATGCTATTCCGTGGTGGTGCAGATGCAGTTATGATGCGTCTACAAACTTCTGTACCAGATAATGGATTTTTAGATGCACAGCACTATAATGAGGTATTTACAACTCACGGAGTTGTCATGGTCCTCTTTATGGCGATGCCATTCATCATCGGTATGATGAACTTAGTTGTACCATTACAAATTGGTGCGAGAGATGTTGCTTTTCCAAGATTAAATGCACTTAGCTTTTGGTTGTTTTTCGCAGGTGCCATGCTATTTAATATTTCATTTGTAGTTGGTGGTTCACCTGATGCTGGCTGGACAAATTATTATCCATTAGCGAGTAATGAATTCAGTACCTCTGTTGGTGTTAACTATTACAACTGGGCACTGCAAATTTCTGGTCTTGGGACATTAATGACTGGTATTAACTTTATTGTAACGATTATCAAGATGCGAGCTCCAGGCATGAAGTTAATGAAAATGCCAATGTTCACTTGGGCTTCTCTTATAACAAATGCAATTATAGTCTTTGCTTTCCCTGTATTGACTATCGCTCTATTAATGGGTACTTTAGATCGTCAATTCGGAACTTCGCTATTTACATCAACTGATGGCGGAATGGATATGCACTGGGCTAACCTATTCTGGGTTTGGGGACATCCTGAGGTTTATATCTTAATTCTCCCTGCTTTTGGAATTTACAGTCAGATTATCTCAACTTTCTCTGGAAGAAATCTCTATGGTTATAAATCAATGGTAGCATCTATGGTTATCATTTCACTTATGTCATTCTTAGTTTGGGCACACCATTTCTTTACAATGGGTCACGATGCATTTACAAATAGCATCTTCTCCATTACGACAATGGCCATTGCCGTACCAACGGGGATTAAGATCTTTAACTGGCTGCTGACCATGTGGAAGGGTAAAATCAGGTTCACAGTACCAATGCTATATTCTGTCGCATTTATTCCATTATTTACAATCGGCGGGGTTACTGGTGTTATGCTTGGGGTTGCTAGTGCGGACTTCCAGTATCATAATACAATGTTCCTAGTTGCCCACTTCCATAATGTTATTATTCCTGGTGTTGTATTCGCAATGCTAGCAGGATTAACATACTGGTGGCCGAAAATGTTCGGTTTCATGCTGAATGAAAAAATCGGTAAATGGGCGTTCTGGTTTATTACTGTCGGTTTCTGTTTCTCATTCTTCCCGATGTATATTACGGGGTTAGATGGTCAAGCACGTCGTATGTACACATATTCTGAGGCTACTGGATTCGGTCCATTAAATATGCTTTCATTCTTTGGGGCAGGTCTAATGGCTATTGGATTTATCATTATTGTCTATAACGTGCTTTACAGTATTAAAAATTCACCAAGAAATATCGGTAATGATCCATGGGATGCACGCTCACTGGAATGGGCTACACAAAGTCCAGTTCAAAGCTATAACTTCCCTGTTACACCAGAAGTTGAATCATCTGATGCACTTTGGGATCAGAAGACAAAAGGCTATCAGATCTTTAAGGGCAAGATTAAAAAAATCCACATGCCAAATAACAGTGGCTTGCCGATAATTATGTCTGGAATTATGTTCGTCTTTGCATTCTCATTTGTTTTCTACATTTGGGCTGGAGTCATCATTTCAGCAATTGCTTTCTTTGCTTGTATGGTGTACCGCACATTTGAAAAGGATGACGGACATTATATACCTGTAAGTGAAATTAATGAAACGGAAAATAAAAACGGAGGTGCTAACTAA
- a CDS encoding cytochrome (ubi)quinol oxidase subunit III, with product MKIDNTQPLEYSTEQNEMNILGFWIFLGAEIMLFATLFTTYFIYADRTGSGPTGAEIFEITPVLIETFLLLTSSFTIGLAVNAMRLGRKNATITFLAITLLLGAGFLSVEIYEFIHYYHVGAGLQTSAFTGMLLTTLGTHGAHVTFGLFWGIFITMQIKKDGFNPRTANKTFIFSLYWHFLDVMWIFIFSFIYLKGMM from the coding sequence ATGAAAATCGATAACACGCAGCCTCTTGAATATAGTACAGAACAAAATGAAATGAATATTCTTGGTTTCTGGATTTTCCTTGGTGCGGAAATTATGCTTTTCGCAACCCTCTTCACTACCTATTTCATCTACGCAGATCGTACAGGCAGTGGTCCAACTGGTGCTGAGATCTTTGAAATCACACCTGTTTTAATTGAAACATTCTTACTTTTGACAAGTAGTTTTACAATTGGTCTTGCAGTTAACGCGATGCGTCTAGGGCGTAAAAATGCAACGATTACCTTCCTGGCAATTACGCTATTGCTAGGTGCTGGATTCCTAAGTGTTGAGATTTATGAATTCATTCATTACTATCATGTTGGTGCTGGATTGCAAACAAGTGCCTTCACAGGTATGCTACTCACAACACTTGGGACTCATGGTGCCCACGTTACATTTGGCTTATTCTGGGGAATTTTCATCACGATGCAAATTAAGAAGGACGGCTTTAATCCTAGAACAGCAAATAAAACATTTATTTTCTCATTGTATTGGCATTTCTTAGATGTAATGTGGATCTTCATCTTCAGCTTCATCTACTTGAAAGGAATGATGTAA
- the qoxA gene encoding cytochrome aa3 quinol oxidase subunit II, producing the protein MKIKLALLFGLLTISMILTGCEPLLVFDTKGPQAATISNVIWISIITMAVVVITVIVLLINMLVKYRASKQPEDYEPPHIEGNPIVEGIIVGIPVLIVAFLSVVSVMSTYQVEAIPEGYEDQEPLVIYASSSDWKWHFAYPEQDIETVNYVFIPTHRPVEFRLYSHSTISSFWVPQLAGQKYAMADMVNKLNVVADVPAEMVGRNSNFNGEGFAENTFNVTSLEPEEFDSWVEDIHATADPITEEEFTKLLEPGHLGQMTFTGTHLDFSPAPEGENGGHNHGSSETDHDSAEHEDTDTESEHDQH; encoded by the coding sequence ATGAAAATCAAATTAGCCTTATTATTTGGACTACTTACTATTTCCATGATACTAACAGGCTGTGAGCCATTGCTTGTATTCGATACGAAAGGTCCTCAAGCAGCGACTATTTCTAATGTTATTTGGATTTCAATCATTACAATGGCAGTAGTCGTAATTACCGTTATCGTACTTCTAATTAACATGCTAGTAAAATATCGTGCATCGAAACAGCCTGAAGATTATGAGCCACCTCATATCGAAGGAAATCCTATTGTGGAAGGAATTATCGTTGGAATTCCAGTATTAATTGTTGCTTTCCTATCTGTTGTTTCTGTTATGTCGACTTATCAAGTTGAAGCGATACCTGAGGGTTATGAGGATCAAGAGCCATTAGTAATTTATGCATCATCATCTGATTGGAAATGGCATTTCGCTTATCCAGAACAAGATATTGAAACGGTTAACTATGTATTTATTCCAACTCATCGACCTGTTGAGTTTAGACTTTATTCACATAGCACAATCTCAAGCTTCTGGGTTCCACAGCTAGCAGGACAAAAATATGCGATGGCTGACATGGTGAATAAATTAAATGTAGTGGCTGACGTGCCTGCTGAAATGGTAGGACGAAATTCTAACTTTAATGGTGAAGGCTTTGCTGAAAATACCTTTAACGTTACTTCACTAGAACCTGAAGAGTTTGACTCATGGGTAGAAGATATTCACGCTACAGCTGATCCAATAACAGAAGAAGAGTTTACTAAATTACTAGAACCAGGTCACCTTGGACAGATGACATTTACTGGTACTCATTTAGATTTTTCACCAGCTCCTGAAGGAGAGAATGGTGGACATAATCACGGTTCTTCTGAAACAGATCATGATAGTGCCGAACATGAAGATACTGACACAGAGTCAGAACATGACCAGCACTAA
- a CDS encoding phosphatase PAP2 family protein, with product MTKILHQFYNLECQLILYINQYFEKKHVNAFFRFITHLGGARFTIISVLSIIFLANGSLRLAAIASAIALTISHIPVALVKKLFPRKRPYLALNRVNVVDNPLQDHSFPSGHTTAIFSLLIPFVLFIPLLAIILLPIGFIVGLSRIYLGLHYPSDVMAGCLLGCITGLIVSQFML from the coding sequence GTGACGAAAATATTGCATCAATTTTACAATTTGGAATGCCAGTTAATCCTTTATATCAATCAATACTTCGAAAAGAAACATGTAAATGCTTTTTTTAGATTTATTACTCATCTTGGTGGTGCGAGATTTACGATTATTAGTGTGTTATCCATTATTTTCCTTGCCAATGGATCATTAAGACTGGCAGCAATAGCTAGCGCGATAGCATTAACAATAAGTCACATTCCTGTGGCACTTGTAAAGAAACTATTTCCACGAAAGCGGCCATATTTAGCACTTAATCGTGTCAATGTTGTTGATAATCCATTACAGGATCATTCGTTTCCATCAGGACATACAACTGCGATATTTTCGCTTCTAATTCCGTTTGTATTATTTATTCCGTTACTAGCAATTATTCTATTACCAATCGGTTTTATTGTCGGACTTTCGAGGATTTATTTAGGACTGCATTATCCTTCTGATGTGATGGCAGGATGTTTATTAGGATGTATTACAGGGTTGATTGTATCTCAGTTCATGCTTTAA
- the qoxD gene encoding cytochrome aa3 quinol oxidase subunit IV, whose product MKELFPAKQVNGFVFSLLLTVVALSVYFMDMSFELGMTILLVTAFIQAGVQLIIFMHAGESKDKGMIYTSLFYSIFIALVTIFGSLLAMVWGYM is encoded by the coding sequence ATGAAGGAACTATTTCCAGCTAAACAAGTCAATGGGTTTGTCTTCTCGTTGTTACTTACAGTCGTTGCACTTAGTGTTTACTTCATGGATATGTCCTTTGAATTAGGGATGACAATTCTGCTAGTAACAGCATTCATTCAAGCAGGTGTTCAGTTAATCATCTTTATGCATGCTGGTGAGAGTAAAGATAAAGGTATGATTTATACAAGTTTATTCTATTCGATATTTATTGCACTAGTTACAATCTTTGGTAGCTTGCTTGCAATGGTATGGGGATATATGTAA
- a CDS encoding DUF421 domain-containing protein, protein MPEYVLILIRSIGAFLLLLLMTRIMGKKQISQLTFFDYCVGITIGSIAASMSVDQNIKITNGLVSLVIWGLFPIILSYLGIKSRLFSRITDGKPAIIIKNGEVLEKSMKKNQITLDELLLLLRTQGAFRVSDVEMAVLETNGELSVMKKTDQQPITPSALGLKLEQEHSPTALILDGKLITENLSILGYTEEWIVGEIEKQGASAIKEVFLAQIDSKGELYVDLYDERSKRAVVKQRPLLAAELKKLQADLEIYSLETDNREAKEMYSIQAARLQDVIERVSPYLK, encoded by the coding sequence GTGCCAGAGTATGTTTTAATATTAATCCGTTCAATCGGAGCCTTTCTTTTGCTTCTACTGATGACTAGAATAATGGGGAAGAAGCAGATTTCTCAATTGACCTTCTTTGATTACTGCGTTGGAATTACCATCGGTTCAATTGCTGCAAGTATGTCGGTTGACCAAAATATAAAAATAACAAATGGGCTTGTTTCCTTGGTGATTTGGGGACTATTTCCGATTATTTTATCTTATCTGGGAATTAAGTCGAGACTTTTTTCTCGAATAACAGATGGAAAACCAGCGATTATTATAAAAAATGGCGAAGTGTTAGAGAAAAGCATGAAGAAGAACCAAATAACCCTTGATGAGTTATTACTCTTGTTACGTACCCAAGGGGCTTTTAGAGTTTCAGATGTTGAAATGGCAGTATTAGAAACAAATGGCGAACTTAGTGTTATGAAGAAAACTGACCAGCAGCCAATAACTCCAAGTGCACTTGGACTCAAGCTTGAGCAAGAACATAGCCCAACCGCTCTCATATTAGATGGTAAGCTAATAACGGAAAATCTATCAATCCTCGGATATACCGAAGAATGGATTGTAGGTGAAATTGAAAAACAAGGCGCATCAGCTATTAAGGAAGTATTTCTAGCACAAATCGATTCTAAAGGGGAGCTTTATGTCGACCTTTATGACGAAAGATCCAAACGAGCAGTTGTAAAGCAACGACCATTACTTGCAGCAGAGCTAAAAAAATTACAAGCGGATCTTGAAATTTATTCATTAGAAACCGATAATCGTGAAGCTAAGGAAATGTATTCCATACAAGCAGCCAGGCTACAGGATGTCATTGAAAGGGTCTCGCCTTATTTGAAATGA
- a CDS encoding glycosyltransferase family 4 protein, with the protein MKIAIFTDTYAPDVNGVAKTLERFTSYLEGNQVEFRVFAPRSTVNKDLFSKDVSRFVSLPLFLYKECSFAIPNMLQIREELLEFKPDLIHVATPFNLGLCGLHYAKKLDIPIVGSYHTDFDKYLEYYDLQFLSKMLWKYMHWFHRPLRKIFVPSIDTKEQLLRQGFTNLSIWPRGVDCSVFNPNYDSNMIREKYNIHEKYILLYVGRISPEKDIMLLPEINKQLLPAVRDNVHWLIVGDGPVKKELENLNLNNMSFAGFLEKGDLASAYAASDLFVFPSATETFGNVVLESMAAGTPVIGANAGGVRTIIQDEVTGRLCNEKDVGAFVETIISLLSSEEERKTMSVKGIKYAQSQSWDAIFSRLLAEYEEALAEEEYRILA; encoded by the coding sequence TTGAAAATCGCTATTTTTACCGATACGTATGCACCTGATGTAAATGGGGTGGCAAAAACATTAGAGCGGTTTACATCATATCTCGAGGGTAATCAAGTTGAATTTCGAGTGTTCGCACCTAGAAGTACGGTAAATAAGGATTTATTTTCTAAAGATGTATCTCGTTTTGTGAGTTTACCATTATTTTTATATAAAGAATGCAGTTTTGCAATACCTAATATGCTTCAGATAAGAGAGGAATTATTAGAGTTTAAACCTGATTTAATACATGTAGCAACACCATTTAATCTTGGGTTATGCGGATTACATTATGCTAAGAAACTAGATATTCCGATTGTTGGTTCTTATCACACCGATTTCGATAAGTATTTAGAGTACTATGATTTGCAGTTCTTATCTAAAATGCTTTGGAAGTATATGCATTGGTTTCATCGACCACTCCGTAAAATTTTTGTCCCATCTATTGACACGAAAGAGCAATTACTAAGGCAAGGATTCACTAATTTATCGATTTGGCCACGGGGAGTAGATTGCTCTGTTTTTAATCCAAATTATGACTCCAACATGATACGAGAAAAATACAACATTCATGAAAAATATATACTGCTTTATGTTGGCCGTATTTCACCTGAAAAGGATATCATGTTATTACCTGAAATTAACAAGCAGTTGCTTCCTGCGGTAAGGGATAATGTACATTGGCTAATTGTTGGTGATGGTCCTGTAAAAAAGGAATTAGAGAATTTGAATCTAAATAATATGTCATTTGCTGGATTTTTGGAAAAGGGAGATTTAGCGTCGGCATATGCCGCTTCAGATTTATTTGTCTTTCCATCTGCAACCGAAACCTTTGGAAATGTGGTACTCGAATCGATGGCAGCAGGTACACCGGTAATAGGCGCAAATGCGGGTGGAGTACGGACGATAATTCAGGATGAAGTAACAGGAAGACTGTGCAATGAGAAAGATGTTGGTGCTTTTGTTGAAACTATAATAAGTTTATTGTCATCAGAAGAAGAAAGGAAAACAATGAGCGTAAAAGGAATTAAATATGCACAAAGCCAATCATGGGATGCGATATTCAGCAGGTTACTTGCTGAATATGAAGAAGCGCTTGCTGAAGAAGAATATAGGATTCTTGCTTAA
- a CDS encoding flotillin family protein produces the protein MFLGISAFIWIAIAIVIFIVVALIGVFVTKYRTAGPDEALIVTGSYLGGKNVHVDESGNKIKIIRGGGTFVLPVFQQAEPLSLLSSKLEVSTPEVYTEQGVPVMADGTAIIKIGGSISEIATAAEQFLGKSRDDRENEAKEVLEGHLRSILGSMTVEEIYKNRDKFSQEVQRVASQDLAKMGLVIVSFTIKEVKDKNGYLDSLGKPRIAQVKRDADIATAEADKETRIKRAEAAKEAQKAELERSTEIAEAEKVNQLKTAEYRREQDIAKARADQAYDFETARAKQQVTEQQMQIKIIERQKQIELEEKEILRREKQYDSEVKKKADADRYSVEQAAIADKAKQIAAADANQYRIESQAKAEAERVRVDGLAKADAERAQGEAEAEIIRLKGIAEAEAKQKIAEAFEQFGQAAVLDMVMKMLPEYAKEIASPLANIDKITVVDTGSSGTDGGANKITGYATNLMSTLQESLKASSGIDVKELLENVTGKNNITQDLDLGRIRYEAEKAESKN, from the coding sequence ATGTTCTTAGGTATTTCAGCATTTATTTGGATTGCAATTGCAATCGTCATTTTTATCGTAGTTGCACTTATTGGTGTATTTGTAACAAAGTATCGTACTGCAGGACCTGATGAAGCATTAATTGTTACCGGTAGTTATCTTGGCGGCAAAAATGTACATGTAGATGAATCAGGGAATAAAATTAAAATTATTCGCGGTGGCGGTACGTTCGTACTTCCTGTATTTCAACAAGCGGAACCACTAAGCTTACTATCTAGTAAACTTGAAGTCTCTACTCCTGAGGTATATACGGAACAAGGTGTTCCAGTTATGGCCGACGGAACAGCAATTATTAAAATAGGTGGATCTATTAGTGAAATCGCTACAGCAGCAGAACAATTTCTCGGAAAATCGAGAGATGATCGAGAAAACGAAGCAAAAGAAGTGCTCGAAGGTCATTTACGCTCAATTCTGGGATCAATGACTGTTGAAGAGATTTATAAGAATCGTGATAAATTTTCCCAAGAAGTGCAACGTGTCGCTTCTCAGGATTTAGCGAAAATGGGGTTAGTTATTGTATCCTTTACAATTAAAGAAGTAAAAGACAAAAATGGCTATCTAGATTCATTAGGTAAGCCTCGAATTGCGCAAGTAAAACGTGATGCAGATATTGCAACAGCTGAAGCAGATAAAGAAACAAGAATTAAACGTGCTGAGGCAGCAAAAGAAGCACAGAAAGCGGAACTGGAAAGATCAACTGAAATTGCCGAGGCGGAAAAAGTGAATCAATTAAAGACTGCGGAGTATCGTCGCGAGCAAGATATTGCTAAAGCACGAGCCGACCAAGCATATGACTTCGAAACAGCCCGTGCGAAGCAGCAGGTTACAGAGCAACAGATGCAAATTAAAATTATTGAGCGTCAAAAACAAATAGAACTAGAAGAAAAAGAAATTCTTCGCCGTGAGAAGCAATATGATTCAGAAGTTAAGAAGAAAGCGGACGCGGACCGTTATTCCGTTGAACAAGCGGCAATAGCGGATAAAGCGAAGCAAATTGCTGCAGCAGATGCGAACCAATATCGCATTGAATCTCAGGCAAAAGCAGAAGCAGAACGGGTTCGCGTGGATGGTCTAGCAAAAGCAGATGCAGAACGTGCTCAAGGGGAAGCAGAAGCAGAAATTATCCGTCTAAAAGGGATTGCCGAAGCGGAAGCGAAGCAAAAAATCGCCGAAGCATTCGAACAGTTCGGGCAAGCAGCTGTGCTTGATATGGTAATGAAGATGCTTCCTGAATATGCGAAGGAAATTGCAAGCCCACTTGCTAATATCGATAAGATTACAGTTGTTGATACAGGAAGCAGTGGTACAGATGGCGGTGCGAACAAAATTACCGGTTATGCAACAAATCTAATGTCAACTTTACAAGAATCACTCAAGGCTTCTTCTGGTATTGATGTAAAGGAATTACTTGAGAATGTAACTGGAAAAAATAACATCACACAAGATCTTGACCTTGGAAGAATTCGATATGAGGCAGAGAAAGCAGAGAGCAAGAATTAA